The following are encoded in a window of Variovorax paradoxus genomic DNA:
- a CDS encoding copper-binding protein → MMKKIITALSTLVLAAAAFAQATLPQVDGEVRKVDTDAKKITLRHGDIPNLEMTGMTMVFRVSDPALLAKVKAGDKVRFTADKVDGAITVMSLETVAN, encoded by the coding sequence ATGATGAAGAAGATCATCACCGCCCTCTCCACCCTCGTGCTCGCCGCCGCGGCGTTCGCGCAGGCCACGCTGCCCCAAGTCGACGGCGAAGTCCGCAAGGTCGACACCGACGCCAAGAAGATCACCCTGCGCCACGGCGACATCCCGAACCTCGAGATGACCGGCATGACCATGGTGTTCCGCGTGAGCGACCCGGCGCTGCTCGCCAAGGTGAAGGCCGGCGACAAGGTGCGCTTCACGGCCGACAAGGTCGACGGTGCCATCACCGTGATGTCGCTCGAAACGGTGGCGAACTAA
- a CDS encoding P1 family peptidase — MSAASSSPSSRAGAITDVAGIEVGHFSDTRRPTGCTVILAREGAVAGVDVRGAAPGTRETDLLSPGNLVQEVHAVMLAGGSAWGLAAAEGAMRWLEERGVGMDVRFGTLPIVPAAVLFDLPMGDARIRPDAAAGYAACEAASTDAPAEGNVGAGTGALVGKLFGVHRAMKGGVGTASVTVGGVTVGALIAVNSLGDVIDPDTALPVAGARTEDGSALLDTRRALLRGELPKPLLAGTNTTIGVIATDAVLTKVQANRLAMVAHDGLARAINPVHTMSDGDTLFALATGRVPLEGDAPGMTVLSTMAAEATAIATVRAVRAARAVTVGELHIPCAADLANVAAPRG; from the coding sequence ATGTCCGCTGCGTCTTCTTCCCCCTCTTCTCGCGCCGGTGCCATCACCGACGTCGCCGGCATCGAAGTCGGCCATTTCTCCGACACGCGCCGCCCCACCGGCTGCACCGTGATCCTCGCGCGCGAGGGCGCCGTGGCCGGTGTCGATGTGCGCGGCGCCGCGCCCGGCACGCGCGAGACCGACCTGCTCTCGCCCGGCAACCTCGTGCAGGAAGTGCATGCCGTGATGCTCGCGGGCGGCAGCGCCTGGGGCCTGGCCGCCGCGGAAGGCGCGATGCGCTGGCTCGAGGAGCGCGGCGTCGGCATGGACGTGCGCTTCGGCACGCTGCCCATCGTGCCGGCCGCCGTGCTGTTCGACCTGCCGATGGGCGACGCGCGCATCCGCCCCGACGCCGCTGCGGGCTACGCCGCCTGCGAAGCCGCCTCGACCGACGCGCCCGCCGAAGGCAACGTGGGCGCGGGCACCGGTGCATTGGTGGGCAAGCTGTTCGGCGTGCACCGCGCGATGAAGGGCGGCGTCGGCACCGCCTCGGTCACCGTCGGCGGCGTGACCGTGGGCGCACTCATCGCGGTCAATTCGCTTGGCGACGTGATCGACCCCGACACCGCGCTGCCCGTGGCCGGCGCGCGCACCGAAGACGGCAGCGCCCTGCTCGACACGCGCCGCGCCCTGCTGCGCGGCGAGCTGCCCAAGCCGCTCTTGGCGGGCACCAACACCACCATCGGCGTGATCGCCACCGACGCGGTGCTGACCAAGGTGCAGGCCAACCGGCTCGCCATGGTCGCGCACGACGGCCTGGCGCGCGCCATCAACCCGGTGCACACCATGAGCGACGGCGACACGCTGTTCGCGCTGGCCACCGGCCGCGTGCCGCTCGAAGGCGATGCACCCGGCATGACCGTGCTGAGCACCATGGCCGCCGAAGCCACCGCCATCGCCACCGTGCGCGCGGTGCGCGCCGCACGCGCGGTGACCGTGGGCGAGCTGCACATTCCCTGCGCCGCCGACCTGGCCAACGTGGCCGCGCCGCGCGGCTGA
- the ettA gene encoding energy-dependent translational throttle protein EttA yields the protein MAQYVYSMNRVSKTVPPKRQLLKDISLSFFPGAKIGVLGLNGSGKSTLLKIMAGVDKEFEGEALPMPGMTIGYLEQEPKLNNEHTVRESVEESMGAVFAAKARLEEVYIAYGAEDADFDALAAEQAQLEAIIATAGTDSEHQLEIAADALRLPPWDAKIGVLSGGEKRRVALCRLLLSKPDMLLLDEPTNHLDAESVEWLEVFLQRFTGTVVAITHDRYFLDNAAEWILEMDRGRGIPWKGNYSTWLEQKGERLAQEQKSEEAHAKALKKELEWSRQNPKARQAKSKSRLARFEELSDMEYQKRNETQEIFIPVAERLGQQVFEFHGVSKSFGDRMLIDNLSFTVPPGAIVGIIGPNGAGKSTLFKLLAGKELPDSGEVVIGSTVRAAFVDQHRDELANQKTVWEDISNGLDIINVGKFQMASRAYAGRFNFNGADQQKKVGTLSGGERGRLHLAKTLIAGGNVLMLDEPSNDLDVETLRALEDALLEFAGTVMVISHDRWFLDRIATHILAAEGDSQWTFFDGNYQEYEADKKKRLGEEGAKPKRMRYKALK from the coding sequence ATGGCTCAATACGTCTATTCGATGAACCGCGTCAGCAAGACCGTGCCGCCCAAGCGGCAGCTCTTGAAGGACATTTCGCTCTCTTTCTTCCCCGGCGCCAAGATTGGCGTGCTCGGCCTGAACGGCTCGGGCAAGTCCACGCTGCTCAAGATCATGGCGGGTGTGGACAAGGAATTCGAGGGCGAGGCCCTGCCCATGCCGGGGATGACGATCGGTTATCTGGAGCAGGAACCCAAGCTCAACAACGAGCACACGGTACGCGAATCGGTTGAAGAATCGATGGGTGCGGTGTTCGCGGCCAAGGCGCGCCTCGAAGAGGTGTACATCGCCTACGGTGCCGAAGACGCCGACTTCGATGCGCTGGCGGCCGAGCAGGCCCAGCTCGAAGCCATCATCGCCACCGCCGGCACCGACTCCGAGCACCAGCTGGAAATCGCCGCCGACGCGCTGCGCCTGCCGCCATGGGACGCCAAGATCGGCGTGCTGTCGGGCGGTGAAAAGCGTCGCGTGGCGCTGTGCCGCCTGCTGCTGTCCAAGCCCGACATGCTGCTGCTCGACGAACCGACCAACCACCTGGACGCCGAATCGGTCGAGTGGCTCGAAGTGTTCCTGCAGCGCTTCACGGGCACCGTGGTGGCCATCACCCACGATCGCTACTTCCTGGACAACGCCGCCGAGTGGATCCTGGAAATGGACCGCGGCCGCGGCATTCCCTGGAAGGGCAACTACAGCACCTGGCTCGAGCAGAAGGGCGAACGCCTGGCGCAGGAGCAGAAGAGCGAAGAAGCCCACGCCAAGGCCCTGAAGAAGGAACTGGAATGGTCGCGCCAGAACCCGAAGGCACGCCAGGCCAAGAGCAAATCACGCCTCGCCCGCTTCGAAGAGCTGAGCGACATGGAATACCAGAAGCGCAACGAAACGCAGGAAATCTTCATTCCTGTGGCCGAGCGGCTGGGCCAGCAGGTGTTCGAGTTCCACGGCGTCAGCAAGTCCTTCGGCGACCGCATGCTGATCGACAACCTGAGCTTCACTGTGCCGCCAGGCGCGATCGTCGGCATCATCGGCCCGAACGGCGCCGGCAAGTCGACGCTGTTCAAGCTGCTCGCGGGCAAGGAACTGCCGGACAGCGGCGAAGTCGTCATCGGTTCGACCGTGCGTGCAGCCTTCGTCGACCAGCACCGTGACGAACTCGCCAACCAGAAGACCGTGTGGGAAGACATCTCGAACGGCCTGGACATCATCAACGTCGGCAAGTTCCAGATGGCCAGCCGCGCGTATGCAGGCCGCTTCAACTTCAACGGCGCCGACCAGCAGAAGAAGGTCGGCACGCTGTCGGGCGGTGAACGCGGCCGCCTGCACCTGGCCAAGACGCTGATCGCGGGCGGCAACGTGCTGATGCTGGACGAACCGTCGAACGACCTGGACGTGGAAACCCTGCGCGCGCTGGAAGACGCACTGCTCGAGTTCGCCGGCACCGTGATGGTCATCAGCCACGATCGCTGGTTCCTCGACCGCATCGCCACGCACATCCTCGCGGCCGAAGGCGACAGCCAGTGGACCTTCTTCGACGGCAACTACCAGGAGTACGAAGCCGACAAGAAGAAGCGCCTCGGCGAAGAAGGTGCCAAGCCGAAACGCATGCGCTACAAGGCCCTCAAGTAA
- a CDS encoding NAD(P)/FAD-dependent oxidoreductase, whose protein sequence is MTVARSFSLEGRSRHVVVIGAGAVGSAAAIEALRAGLRVTVVEPGEPGGPQATSYGNAGWLSSHSVVPPALPGAWRKVPGWLADPLGPLALRWCYLPRALPWLLRYLASGWTEARVQRTADALRTLLADAPALHAQLAAEAGVPQLIEQRGLLHAYRSRAEFDSDALGWRVRRRVGVHWEEWPADELRRREPDLAARYTLGIFVPEAGHCRNPGAYVAALARHARDAGAEHVAARATGFRIEDGRLRAVLTEAGEIACDGAAICAGARSGPLAAAAGSAVPLESERGYHVVVEDATAGPRTPTMVSDGKLIAHWMDGGLRAAGQVEIAGLEAAPDWRRAEILHAHLHSMFPSLARSAPGVPSVKHWLGHRPSLPDGLPCIGPAAASADIVLAFGHGHVGLCGSARTGRLAAQLLAGVAAEIPLAPFDPGRFSS, encoded by the coding sequence ATGACAGTTGCAAGAAGTTTCTCCCTCGAGGGCCGCAGCCGCCACGTGGTGGTGATCGGCGCGGGCGCGGTGGGCAGCGCCGCCGCCATCGAGGCCCTGCGCGCGGGCCTGCGCGTGACGGTGGTGGAACCCGGCGAGCCGGGCGGCCCGCAGGCCACGAGCTATGGCAACGCCGGCTGGCTGTCGTCGCATTCCGTGGTGCCGCCGGCACTGCCGGGCGCCTGGCGAAAGGTGCCGGGCTGGCTGGCCGACCCGCTCGGGCCGCTGGCGTTGCGCTGGTGCTACCTGCCGCGTGCCCTGCCGTGGCTGCTGCGCTACCTGGCCTCTGGCTGGACCGAGGCGCGCGTGCAACGCACCGCTGACGCATTGCGCACGTTGCTGGCCGATGCGCCCGCGCTGCATGCGCAACTGGCCGCCGAGGCCGGTGTGCCGCAACTCATCGAGCAGCGCGGGTTGCTGCATGCCTACCGTTCGCGCGCCGAGTTCGACAGCGATGCACTGGGCTGGCGCGTGCGCCGGCGCGTCGGTGTCCACTGGGAAGAATGGCCGGCGGACGAACTGCGCCGCCGGGAGCCCGATCTGGCCGCGCGCTACACGCTGGGCATCTTCGTGCCCGAAGCCGGCCACTGCCGCAATCCCGGCGCTTACGTGGCGGCCCTGGCGCGGCATGCGCGCGATGCGGGCGCCGAACACGTCGCCGCCCGGGCCACCGGTTTTCGCATCGAGGACGGCCGGCTGCGCGCCGTGCTTACGGAGGCCGGCGAGATCGCCTGCGACGGCGCCGCCATCTGCGCCGGCGCGCGCTCGGGGCCACTGGCCGCGGCGGCAGGCTCGGCGGTGCCGCTGGAGTCGGAGCGCGGCTACCACGTGGTCGTCGAAGACGCCACGGCCGGCCCGCGCACGCCGACCATGGTGTCCGACGGCAAGCTCATCGCGCACTGGATGGACGGCGGCCTGCGCGCGGCGGGGCAGGTGGAGATCGCGGGCCTCGAAGCGGCACCCGACTGGCGCCGCGCCGAGATCCTGCACGCGCATCTGCATTCGATGTTTCCGTCGCTTGCACGGTCCGCGCCCGGTGTGCCTTCGGTGAAGCACTGGCTCGGACACCGCCCGAGCCTGCCCGACGGACTGCCATGCATCGGCCCGGCGGCTGCCAGCGCCGACATCGTGCTGGCCTTCGGGCATGGCCACGTCGGGCTGTGCGGCTCGGCGCGCACGGGGCGGCTGGCGGCGCAGCTGCTCGCGGGCGTTGCGGCGGAGATACCGCTGGCGCCCTTCGATCCGGGGCGCTTCAGCTCCTGA
- a CDS encoding DUF411 domain-containing protein: protein MQRRTLLKLAAATASLPLAAQAAAPMVEIWKDPNCGCCQDWVKHLNKNGFATRVHDEGNGPARERLGIPAKLGSCHTGRVGGYAIEGHVPAREMQRLLKEKPKAVGLAVPGMPIGSPGMDGPAYGDQRDAYDVLLVLADGSTRVFQSYR, encoded by the coding sequence ATGCAACGACGCACCCTCCTCAAACTCGCCGCCGCCACCGCCTCCCTGCCGCTCGCCGCGCAGGCCGCCGCACCGATGGTCGAGATCTGGAAAGACCCGAACTGCGGCTGCTGCCAGGACTGGGTCAAGCACCTCAACAAGAACGGCTTTGCCACGCGCGTGCACGACGAGGGCAACGGCCCCGCGCGCGAACGGCTCGGCATTCCGGCCAAGCTGGGCTCGTGCCACACCGGCCGCGTCGGCGGCTACGCCATCGAGGGCCACGTGCCCGCGCGCGAGATGCAGCGCCTGCTGAAGGAAAAGCCCAAGGCCGTGGGCCTCGCCGTGCCCGGCATGCCCATCGGCTCGCCCGGCATGGACGGCCCCGCCTACGGCGACCAGCGCGACGCCTACGACGTGCTGCTGGTGCTGGCCGACGGCAGCACGCGCGTCTTCCAGAGCTACCGCTGA
- a CDS encoding DEAD/DEAH box helicase → MNFDELKLAPAILKAVHEHGYDTPTPIQAQAIPVVLDGHDLLGGAQTGTGKTAAFTLPMLHKLTMSRSATNKFGGIGIRALVLTPTRELAAQVEESVRTYGKYLQLDSTVIFGGVGMNPQISKLKKGVDILVATPGRLLDLQQQGMLDLSQVQMLILDEADRMLDMGFIHDVKKILALVPKEKQSLLFSATFSDEIRDLAGSLLKNPQSIQVTPRNTTVQRITQVIHPVGRGKKKALLAHIINEHKWSQVLVFTRTKFGANSVAEFLTKNGIEAMALHGNKSQSARTQALAGFKSGDIRALVATDIAARGIDIDELPHVVNYEIPNVSEDYVHRIGRTGRAGSSGEAVSFVCLDEEGFMQEIERFTKQTIPVQKVEGFGPEEGERAEPIAMGRQTIWGGAGRPPSREVMQAAAKAARTEMMSRIRENKAGQGGGERAGGGGGGGNGGGQRRGGGQGGGGQGRNANGGGQGQGQGPRGPGAARPAQGRGPQQGQPRAPQQPHHHTPHEERQPRHHGNSHSPTQANQVAHLRAEAVAGGGAAGQPDPLRTSVDHMGGRGRGGRPGGGGGGGGYGGNRSGGGGRSGGGYGGSGGGGNRSGGGGGGRSFGR, encoded by the coding sequence ATGAATTTTGACGAACTGAAGCTGGCTCCCGCCATCTTGAAGGCTGTGCACGAGCACGGCTACGACACCCCCACCCCCATCCAGGCGCAAGCCATCCCCGTGGTCCTCGACGGCCACGACCTGCTGGGCGGCGCCCAGACCGGCACCGGCAAGACCGCGGCCTTCACCCTGCCGATGCTGCACAAGCTCACCATGAGCCGCAGCGCCACCAACAAGTTCGGCGGCATCGGCATCCGTGCCCTCGTGCTGACCCCCACGCGTGAACTCGCGGCCCAGGTCGAAGAGTCGGTGCGCACCTACGGCAAGTACCTGCAGCTCGACTCGACCGTGATCTTCGGCGGCGTCGGCATGAACCCGCAGATCAGCAAGCTCAAGAAGGGTGTCGACATCCTCGTGGCCACCCCCGGCCGCCTGCTCGACCTGCAACAGCAGGGCATGCTCGACCTGAGCCAGGTCCAGATGCTGATCCTGGACGAAGCCGACCGCATGCTGGACATGGGCTTCATCCACGACGTGAAGAAGATCCTGGCCCTGGTGCCCAAGGAAAAGCAGAGCCTGCTGTTCTCGGCCACCTTCAGCGACGAAATTCGCGACCTCGCCGGCTCGCTGCTCAAGAACCCGCAGAGCATCCAGGTCACGCCGCGCAACACCACGGTGCAGCGCATCACGCAGGTGATCCACCCCGTGGGCCGCGGCAAGAAGAAGGCGCTGCTCGCGCACATCATCAACGAGCACAAGTGGAGCCAGGTGCTCGTCTTCACGCGCACCAAGTTCGGCGCCAACAGCGTGGCCGAGTTCCTCACCAAGAACGGCATCGAGGCGATGGCGCTGCACGGCAACAAGAGCCAGAGCGCCCGCACGCAGGCGCTGGCCGGCTTCAAGAGCGGCGACATCCGCGCGCTGGTGGCCACCGACATCGCGGCCCGCGGCATCGACATCGACGAGCTGCCGCACGTCGTGAACTACGAAATCCCGAACGTCAGCGAAGACTACGTGCACCGCATCGGCCGCACCGGCCGCGCCGGTTCGAGCGGCGAGGCCGTGAGCTTCGTGTGCCTGGACGAAGAAGGCTTCATGCAGGAAATCGAACGCTTCACGAAGCAGACGATTCCGGTGCAGAAGGTCGAGGGCTTCGGTCCTGAAGAAGGCGAACGCGCCGAACCGATCGCCATGGGTCGCCAGACGATCTGGGGCGGCGCCGGCCGTCCGCCGAGCCGCGAAGTCATGCAGGCAGCCGCCAAGGCCGCCCGCACCGAAATGATGTCGCGCATCCGCGAGAACAAGGCCGGCCAGGGTGGCGGCGAACGCGCTGGCGGCGGTGGTGGTGGCGGCAACGGCGGCGGTCAACGCCGCGGTGGCGGCCAGGGCGGCGGCGGTCAAGGCCGCAATGCCAACGGTGGCGGCCAAGGCCAAGGCCAGGGCCCGCGCGGCCCGGGCGCAGCCCGTCCCGCACAAGGTCGCGGCCCGCAACAAGGCCAGCCGCGCGCACCGCAGCAGCCGCATCACCACACGCCGCATGAAGAGCGCCAACCGCGCCATCACGGCAACAGCCACAGCCCGACGCAAGCCAACCAGGTCGCGCACCTGCGCGCTGAAGCCGTCGCAGGCGGCGGTGCAGCCGGCCAGCCGGATCCGTTGCGCACGAGCGTCGACCACATGGGTGGTCGCGGTCGCGGCGGTCGCCCGGGTGGCGGCGGCGGTGGTGGCGGCTACGGCGGCAACCGTTCGGGTGGCGGTGGCCGCTCGGGCGGTGGCTACGGCGGCAGCGGCGGTGGCGGCAACCGCTCCGGCGGTGGCGGCGGCGGTCGTTCGTTCGGTCGCTGA
- a CDS encoding TAXI family TRAP transporter solute-binding subunit — protein sequence MAFPRTLKLILLSIRDLIASAGPIVFIVIGLLIAAYWWLQPQPPKHVTLATGPTGSAYAQFGKRYADALKHSGITVELKPTSGSTENLQLLRSGGADVAFVRGGSADPVADEEAGLRSLGALFYEPIWLFYRTDVAQKLDRKTGTLTSLTQLRGLRVNVDLPGSGLPEIMERLLKANRLGPDDLLLSNLEQAAAAEALQAGLLDAIVLFSAPQSPQVQRLLRAGDIQLMDFGQAEAYTRRFPFLSAVSLPRGVVDLSKDLPLHDVSLLAATTSLLSRDETHPALRQLFAQAAQTVHSDAGWFNRARDFPNTRTSELPVSPEGDRAINGTPPFWQRYLPFWASNLVERMWLVLGGVLVLMLPLSRVIPPLYQFRVRRRVFRWYARLRDIEAKVDVRQSQAERDKLVEELDDLDRVVNKVAVPLSYADELYALRNNIYAVRKRALAGSASPVKAPPVAPPARAAE from the coding sequence ATGGCGTTTCCCCGCACCCTGAAGCTGATCCTGCTGTCGATCCGCGACCTGATCGCCTCGGCCGGCCCGATCGTGTTCATCGTCATCGGCCTGCTGATTGCGGCCTACTGGTGGCTGCAGCCGCAGCCGCCCAAGCACGTGACGCTGGCCACCGGCCCCACGGGCAGCGCCTATGCGCAGTTCGGCAAGCGCTACGCCGATGCCTTGAAGCACAGCGGCATCACCGTCGAGCTCAAACCCACCTCGGGCTCGACCGAGAACCTGCAGCTGCTGCGCAGCGGCGGTGCCGACGTGGCCTTCGTGCGCGGCGGCAGCGCCGACCCGGTGGCCGACGAAGAGGCCGGCCTGCGCTCGCTGGGCGCGCTGTTCTACGAGCCGATCTGGCTCTTCTATCGCACCGACGTCGCGCAGAAGCTCGACCGCAAGACCGGCACGCTGACCTCGCTCACGCAGTTGCGCGGCCTGCGCGTGAACGTCGACCTGCCCGGCAGCGGCCTGCCCGAGATCATGGAGCGGCTGCTCAAGGCCAACCGGCTCGGGCCCGACGACCTGCTGCTGTCGAACCTCGAGCAGGCCGCCGCCGCCGAAGCGCTGCAGGCCGGGCTGCTCGACGCCATCGTGCTGTTCTCGGCGCCGCAGTCGCCGCAGGTGCAGCGCCTGCTGCGCGCCGGCGACATCCAGCTCATGGACTTCGGCCAGGCCGAGGCCTACACGCGGCGCTTTCCGTTCCTGTCGGCCGTGTCGCTGCCGCGCGGCGTGGTCGACCTGTCGAAAGACCTGCCGCTGCACGACGTGTCGCTGCTCGCCGCCACCACCTCGCTGCTGTCGCGCGACGAAACCCATCCGGCCCTGCGCCAGTTGTTCGCGCAGGCCGCGCAGACCGTGCACAGCGACGCCGGCTGGTTCAACCGCGCACGCGACTTCCCCAACACCCGCACCAGCGAACTGCCCGTGAGCCCCGAGGGCGACCGCGCGATCAACGGCACGCCGCCGTTCTGGCAGCGCTACCTGCCGTTCTGGGCCAGCAACCTGGTCGAGCGCATGTGGCTGGTGCTGGGCGGTGTGCTCGTGCTGATGCTGCCGCTGAGCCGCGTGATCCCGCCGCTTTACCAGTTCCGCGTGCGCCGCCGCGTGTTCCGCTGGTACGCGCGGCTGCGCGACATCGAAGCCAAGGTGGACGTGCGCCAGAGCCAGGCCGAACGCGACAAGCTGGTGGAAGAACTCGACGACCTCGACCGCGTGGTCAACAAGGTGGCGGTGCCGCTGTCGTATGCCGACGAGCTCTACGCGCTGCGCAACAACATCTATGCGGTGCGCAAGCGCGCGCTCGCGGGATCTGCGAGCCCGGTGAAGGCGCCGCCCGTCGCGCCACCGGCCCGTGCCGCCGAGTGA
- a CDS encoding endonuclease/exonuclease/phosphatase family protein: protein MPSYILPNYATLFVATCNLLNLANPNRVYYENQDAYNEREYERKIDWIGERIHALNADVLAVQEVWDEAALKAAIGRSGLRYDFVSVPGAENTPPPASPPDTPGRPGAQGTPRVGIVTRLQVESTQSFVDFPPGFGVDVPGLGPHTRFERPPLLVTVRMKHGQQVHVLTVHLKSKRPKFLQDAQGNSLEDRDDRKIGAMASLRSLLMRGAEAAALRCIVIDLLQGTNVPLVVMGDFNDNPHSVTTQLVAATSEVAYDKAARDVALFNAYEMQGESALKKDVAYSHIHQGFPDVLDQILVSEEFVATSRHSLGDVRRVDYFNDHLHEGRDRSRSDHGFVRALLRLRTDDNR from the coding sequence ATGCCCTCCTACATCCTGCCCAACTACGCCACGCTCTTCGTCGCGACCTGCAACCTGCTCAACCTCGCGAACCCGAACCGCGTGTACTACGAGAACCAGGACGCCTACAACGAGCGCGAATACGAACGCAAGATCGACTGGATCGGCGAGCGCATCCATGCGCTCAACGCCGACGTGCTCGCGGTGCAGGAGGTGTGGGACGAAGCGGCGCTGAAAGCCGCCATCGGGCGCAGCGGACTGCGCTACGACTTCGTCTCGGTGCCGGGCGCCGAGAACACGCCGCCGCCCGCGAGCCCACCGGACACGCCCGGTCGGCCAGGCGCACAAGGCACGCCGCGCGTCGGCATCGTCACGCGGCTGCAGGTGGAAAGCACGCAGTCCTTCGTCGACTTTCCACCGGGCTTCGGCGTCGACGTGCCGGGCCTCGGCCCGCACACGCGCTTCGAGCGCCCGCCCCTGCTGGTCACCGTGCGCATGAAGCACGGCCAGCAGGTGCATGTGCTGACGGTGCACCTGAAGTCCAAGCGCCCCAAGTTCCTGCAGGACGCGCAAGGCAACTCCCTCGAAGATCGCGACGACCGCAAGATCGGCGCGATGGCCTCGCTGCGCTCCTTGCTGATGCGCGGCGCCGAGGCCGCAGCCCTGCGCTGCATCGTGATCGACCTGCTGCAGGGCACCAACGTGCCGCTGGTGGTGATGGGCGACTTCAACGACAACCCGCACAGCGTGACCACGCAGCTGGTGGCCGCGACCTCCGAGGTGGCCTACGACAAGGCCGCGCGCGACGTGGCGCTGTTCAACGCCTACGAGATGCAGGGCGAGTCGGCGCTCAAGAAGGACGTGGCCTATTCGCACATCCACCAGGGCTTCCCGGATGTGCTCGACCAGATCCTCGTGAGCGAGGAGTTCGTTGCCACCAGCCGTCACAGCCTGGGCGACGTGCGCCGCGTCGACTACTTCAACGACCACCTGCACGAAGGGCGCGACCGCTCGCGCTCGGACCACGGCTTCGTGCGCGCCCTGCTGCGGCTGCGCACCGACGACAACCGCTGA
- a CDS encoding cupredoxin domain-containing protein, translating into MNTRFPTLVAGLALAAVTTFATAHESHSPKAGTAAASPLAPEQKAWGIAGKASAVKRTIDIAMADDMTFTPSVLEVREGDTIRLRLKNRGKDLHELVLGTTAVIEDHAAMMKKHPGMEHDEPWMAHVLPGKTGELIWTFNRAGDFDFACLVKDHYELGMAGRVRVRAAAASSK; encoded by the coding sequence ATGAACACCCGTTTCCCCACCCTCGTCGCCGGCCTCGCACTGGCAGCCGTCACCACCTTCGCCACGGCCCATGAAAGCCACTCGCCCAAGGCCGGCACCGCTGCCGCATCCCCGCTCGCGCCCGAACAGAAAGCCTGGGGCATCGCCGGCAAGGCCAGCGCCGTGAAGCGCACCATCGACATCGCGATGGCCGACGACATGACCTTCACGCCCTCGGTCCTCGAAGTGCGTGAAGGCGACACCATCCGCCTGCGGCTGAAGAACCGCGGCAAGGACCTGCACGAGCTGGTGCTCGGCACCACCGCCGTCATCGAGGACCACGCCGCGATGATGAAGAAGCACCCCGGCATGGAGCACGACGAGCCCTGGATGGCGCACGTGCTGCCGGGCAAGACCGGCGAACTGATCTGGACCTTCAACCGCGCCGGCGACTTCGACTTCGCCTGCCTCGTGAAGGACCACTACGAACTCGGCATGGCCGGCCGCGTGCGCGTGCGGGCCGCCGCCGCCTCTTCCAAATGA